The following are encoded in a window of Spodoptera frugiperda isolate SF20-4 chromosome 3, AGI-APGP_CSIRO_Sfru_2.0, whole genome shotgun sequence genomic DNA:
- the LOC118273920 gene encoding fibrillin-2 isoform X1, producing MIKLAILVVSRERAVDRDGPPFRSAREPVRVYHPSGRIIIYKRTTFEHRIVFWLPSAEESSGMGDGSKMTMWRLVAAVVVLCAYAHVAAADARAPQPTRPPRLWPRASRTLSERKPNQFVGPHVCRSRNSTHCCPGWTSRPNSLLCIVPVCRPDCGSPGACVAPNMCRCAGGVEAPSCGGGGLYPYPVRTPGGCRRICMNGGTCSNGTCSCAPGWSGEFCTEPICREPCLHGGRCIAPDRCVCFHGLSGTRCEIDRRTGPCYTDTRGALCTGALEGVVCTKQLCCATVGVAWGHPCERCGDLDCPQGHLRNLATKECQDIDECAAVPGLCQGGRCINSIGSFSCECPPGQRRHRVTNNCEDIDECEDPDICPNGKCVNTEGDYYCLCNPHFIPSPDKKFCIDGRVGSCFTYMSETGECADRLPMPLSNRDCCCGYNMGRAWGDMCTPCPPRGSTEWTHLCGGGVIPPNWRRNVTGGGGEDDGSGGSYEPPAIAKINECMLRNGICGLGTCVDKDIGYQCDCWDGAESVVQDGNPTCIDIDECALEYCKGGTCVNKPGGFECRCPPGFDPIEGGLRCSDKNECESTHGGMCTNGVCRNSDGGFECVCNPGYESTETGHACRDVDECRDNPRVCRRGRCRNTPGSYECECEPGFSITAGGYCTDIDECADKSVCQGGRCVNSEGSFQCVCEAGYRPTPDRGACIDVNECSEQRVCRNGRCHNTPGSFRCECLPGFTLSNDGRTCLDEVQDLCYEKYEEGHCTLPGQNPVTRSQCCCSSSKGLNLGWGVACKKCPEHGSKEYDILCPEGASKDNGGADINECTMIPGICPHGTCENLEPGYKCICDPGFHPDADGICRDIDECDMHQSYCTGGQCRNTLGSFTCVCPTGTRYEPDEQICRDIDECEGETLFIVKEYDRGDIPPMIPVGTEQSNPCDNGRCINSHGSYECECENGFVLDATAQHCIDNRRGSCWRRVVDGQCEAAALRPLLRQECCCSVGLAWGSPCEPCEIEHCPCPKGFAKLDGATCRDVDECQLDSELCIGGTCINTDGSYRCECPPGLALDTTGNRCVDTRREYCYTDFIGGRCSNPLQIEVLRAVCCCSSLGKAWGDHRCEACPKKGTDAYRNLCIAEGTGHTPTVWDRPGDPSGNGSTIWGGGNGHGGSGGGGGGGGGPGDYDWGTGGGEDNWGNITGDSWHKGGPGVIPGQMEVNECAAFPGLCGHGRCRNLVGTFTCDCFPGYEKDSKNHTCVDVNECEIVDGVCGAGECRNTEGSFTCHCHPGHKADDFSKVCVDIDECAETRGLCRGGRCINTPGSFRCECGPGMELSPDRLSCKDVDECSITSGICSNGACENLMGTYQCVCDEGYAQSTVKSHCEDIDECTEDPTRCQHECVNTPGSYHCTCRDGWHLRADGRTCRDIDECGKGARPCGGGECRNTPGSYVCTCSDGLLPSPDGSKPTCQDIDECADVPDLCGAGECHNTIGSFVCRCPDGYSVKPEQGPACTDDDECELGTCDCHPAADCINLPGSFQCRCRDGWRGDGTECEDIDECLTNNGGCHPRATCTNTDGSFMCLCDTGYKGDGYSCVDIDECANDPTLCENGHCTNTPGGYECDCDVGFTKSPDGRSCLDMDECATFDNVCVFGRCVNTYGMFKCICDKGYQSDSIDDLMPGFNCTDVDECKSPQSCQYGQCINTQGSYICRCPPNYELVSDGTACYDSRKARCYGKVDLKSGTEHCRDSDELSEDGTMAACCCSVGAAWGNYCDLCPEPGSEAYRQLCPGGPGYQPVLEPPSYVVTLADIDECAQHPALCEHGTCTNTFGSFVCTCGDGWQLTHDEQRCEDIDECARPDICGPGICRNMQGSYVCLCPEGYVAMPNGKECVDVRQRQCYMDWEPDTGRCTGAAGVPQTKYLCCCSVGKAWGAPCEPCPDKGSHEHMALCGEKPGEYINPMTNETKPINECDIMPQLCKPGTCHDTPTGFQCGCDHGYEHDNTSHLCRDIDECALHRTPCRGLAQCVNLPGAYECRCPPGYRLTASLDECEDVDECADERLCEHGECRNTIGSYRCDCKPGYTLRDNVCRDVDECSRPRPMCRNGTCENLPGSYMCHCDDGFKPGANNDCIDINECREGGMVCRNGRCRNTVGSFRCECAPGYALTADARHCRDVDECSELPHPCGRDGSPSCTNTNGGYECSCGAGWRLVGRRCVDRDECKEIQYVCAGGECRNFNGGYVCDCPPGWRFDKAAAICVDERKELCYDEWDSGRCHRARPLQLGRPECCCSEGAAWGRYCERCPAPDSPEFLRICQGGMGRPNLTQDLDECKVRPDVCKGGRCINTDGSFRCECPPGYTLDETGLVCVDADECAADPRICGNGTCTNTPGGYECRCNFGFTQGPEQTCVDIDECAEGRAMCTFRCHNTAGSFRCTCPYGYAVAPDGVHCKDIDECAQDNKVCPHACENVVGSYMCKCPEGYRRTSSPHDAPDACEDIDECSENPDRCSPGVCINTEGGFVCDCDAGYQPSEDGMACIDHRTGMCHRSLVSGRCMPEPWPRAIASTPVPPAHVTKAQCCCTLGVAWGPECELCPQPGTPERLELCSPINLGPGIGGPGGGMIPGLTGENHGLIGNGIDMFDVDECAAMPGLCAPGRCVNTIGSFRCVCGRGYKAAGDVCADVDECSVRPPPCEQLCKNTEGSYECLCRTGYEVDEDGANCRDVDECERGTHTCQQICSNTEGSYECSCQDGYEKRGDACVDVNECHEEGLCPPPGKCVNLLGSFRCVCPRGFRLDIAGARCLDRDECDDGRCQSPCRNYAGGYRCDCPAGTTRSSSGVCVPQDPCTAGPCGTSPCFAVGGAYRCGCPSGYGWDAGHAVCLQLAGGCATASCLYGCNSFGESYQCGCPAGYQLVGAGHCLTALDGALPPDDIGDAPVFPVRDQYKIGGDKDLISTEGCFSCKVNGRRRRAPDEAIVYANGTMIVRKRKRRSRRRRSLLEPEAELIVVSATPQQTWGRAPLLRLLPAEGGARAHYRIAYGDDQKDFVLSKRDGTWALRLRRHLKSQTALERQLELEARFVAPPVSVARRRSRRQAAEVPAPLRLYVSVRVAPLAR from the exons ATGATAAAGCTCGCAATTTTAGTTGTCAGTCGGGAGCGTGCCGTGGATCGAGACGGTCCTCCCTTTCGGTCGGCGCGGGAACCCGTGCGCGTTTATCATCCATCCGGTCGTATCATCATCTACAAACGAACCACTTTTGAACATCGAATAGTATTCTGGTTGCCCTCCGCAGAGGAATCCAGTGGCATG GGTGATGGTTCCAAGATGACAATGTGGCGGCTCGTGGCGGCAGTGGTAGTGTTGTGCGCGTACGCACACGTCGCCGCGGCCGACGCGCGCGCACCACAGCCCACGCGCCCGCCGCGCTTGTGGCCccgcgcatcgcgcactctctCAGAGCGCAAACCTAACCAGTTCGTTGG CCCACACGTATGCAGATCTCGCAACAGCACGCATTGCTGTCCTGGATGGACGTCCAGACCCAACTCTTTACTTTGTATAGTCC CTGTATGCCGCCCTGACTGCGGTTCTCCGGGAGCCTGTGTGGCTCCTAACATGTGTCGATGTGCTGGAGGAGTAGAGGCGCCCTCTTGTGGTGGGGGTGGATTGTACCCGTATCCAG TTCGGACACCGGGTGGTTGTCGCCGTATCTGTATGAACGGTGGAACTTGCTCAAATGGCACATGCTCCTGTGCTCCTGGATGGAGCGGAGAATTTTGTACAGAAC CCATTTGTCGGGAGCCGTGTTTACATGGCGGCAGATGTATAGCCCCGGACAGATGTGTCTGTTTCCACGGACTCTCAGGGACGAGGTGCGAGATCGACAGACGAACTG GTCCTTGTTACACGGACACTCGAGGAGCTCTGTGTACGGGAGCTCTCGAAGGTGTAGTGTGCACGAAACAGCTTTGTTGTGCGACCGTCGGTGTAGCCTGGGGACACCCTTGCGAGCGCTGCGGGGATCTCGACTGTCCTCAGGGACATCTCAGGAACTTAGCTACTAAGGAGTGTCAG GATATAGACGAATGTGCAGCAGTGCCAGGACTCTGTCAAGGTGGTCGGTGCATCAACTCCATCGGTTCCTTCTCCTGCGAGTGTCCACCAGGACAGAGACGACACAGAGTTACCAACAACTGTGAGGATATCGATGAGTGTGAAGATCCTGACATTTGTCCC AACGGCAAATGTGTGAACACAGAAGGGGATTACTACTGTCTCTGTAACCCTCATTTTATTCCTAGTCCAGACAAGAAATTCTGTATAG ATGGTAGAGTGGGCAGCTGTTTCACATACATGAGTGAGACTGGTGAatgcgctgatcgcttaccgaTGCCGCTGTCAAACCGTGACTGTTGCTGCGGTTACAACATGGGACGAGCGTGGGGTGACATGTGTACTCCTTGTCCGCCTAGAGGATCCA CTGAATGGACTCATCTTTGTGGTGGTGGTGTGATACCACCAAACTGGCGTCGCAATGTAACTGGTGGTGGTGGGGAAGATGATGGCTCCGGCGGCTCATACGAACCTCCAGCTATAGCCAAGATCAATGAGTGCATGCTGAGAAACGGCATCTGTGGTTTAGGTACCTGTGTGGATAAGGATATTGG GTACCAGTGTGATTGTTGGGATGGAGCTGAATCAGTAGTGCAGGATGGTAACCCGACCTGTATTGATATCGACGAATGCGCTCTCGAGTATTGTAAAGGCGGTACTTGTGTCAACAAACCTGGTGGATTTGAGTGCAG ATGTCCTCCTGGATTTGATCCGATTGAGGGTGGACTTAGATGCAGCGACAAAAACGAATGTGAATCGACACACGGAGGCATGTGCACCAATGGAGTATGCAGAAATAGCGATGGAGG ATTTGAATGCGTGTGCAACCCTGGCTACGAGTCGACCGAGACAGGCCACGCGTGTCGGGACGTGGATGAGTGCCGTGACAACCCTCGCGTCTGCCGCCGCGGTCGGTGCCGCAATACTCCTGGGTCGTATGAGTGCGAGTGTGAGCCTGGCTTCTCCATCACTGCTGGGGGTTACTGCACAGATATCGATGAATGTGCTGACAAGAGCGTTTGTCag GGTGGTCGCTGCGTGAACAGCGAAGGTTCCTTCCAGTGTGTATGCGAGGCAGGATACCGCCCCACTCCTGATCGAGGAGCATGTATCGATGTCAACGAATGTTCCGAGCAACGTGTGTGCAGGAACGGGCGCTGTCACAACACGCCCGGCTCGTTCAGATGCGAGTGTTTACCCGGCTTTACTCTCAGTAACGATGGAAGAACTTGTCTTG ATGAGGTTCAAGACTTGTGTTACGAGAAATACGAAGAAGGACACTGCACTTTACCGGGACAGAATCCAGTCACAAGATCCCAGTGCTGTTGCAGTTCTAGTAAAg GTCTCAATTTAGGTTGGGGTGTTGCTTGCAAAAAGTGTCCTGAACATGGAAGCAAGGAATACGACATTCTTTGTCCCGAAGGCGCGAGTAAAGACAACGGAGGAGCTGACATCAACGAGTGTACCATGATCCCTGGCATCTGTCCTCACGGCACCTGCGAGAACTTGGAGCCAGGCTACAAGTGTATCTGCGACCCTGGGTTCCATCCTGACGCTGATGGAATCTGCAGGGATATTGATGAATGTGATATGCATCAGTCT TATTGTACGGGCGGCCAGTGCCGCAACACTCTGGGTAGCTTCACGTGCGTATGTCCAACAGGAACTCGTTACGAACCCGACGAACAAATCTGCAGAGACATAGACGAATGCGAGGGTGAGACTCTTTTCATCGTCAAGGAATACGATCGGGGAGACATTCCCCCTATGATCCCCGTCGGAACAG AACAATCAAACCCATGCGACAACGGCCGCTGCATCAACTCACACGGCAGCTACGAATGTGAATGTGAAAATGGATTTGTACTCGATGCTACCGCACAACATTGCATTG ACAATCGTCGTGGTTCTTGTTGGCGTCGCGTGGTGGATGGTCAGTGTGAAGCGGCCGCTCTCAGGCCACTGCTGCGCCAGGAGTGTTGCTGCAGTGTGGGACTTGCTTGGGGCTCTCCTTGCGAACCTTGTGAAATTGAACACTGTCCTTGTCCTAAAGGATTTGCTAAG TTGGACGGTGCAACATGTCGTGATGTGGATGAGTGCCAGCTAGACTCTGAGCTGTGCATCGGCGGCACGTGTATCAACACAGACGGCTCCTACAGATGCGAGTGTCCACCGGGACTTGCACTTGACACCACTG GCAACCGTTGTGTGGACACACGTCGGGAGTACTGTTACACAGACTTCATTGGTGGACGTTGCTCCAACCCACTCCAGATTGAAGTGCTCAGGGCTGTATGTTGCTGTTCTTCTCTCGGAAAAGCTTGGGGTGATCACAGATGCGAAGCCTGTCCTAAAAAGG GAACGGACGCATACCGTAACCTGTGCATTGCGGAGGGTACTGGTCATACTCCTACTGTCTGGGATCGTCCCGGGGATCCGTCCGGTAATGGATCTACCATCTGGGGAGGTGGTAATGGTCATGGTGGCAGCGGTGGAGGAGGTGGAGGTGGGGGCGGACCTGGCGACTATGATTGGGGAACTGGAGGAGGAGAGGATAACTGGGGGAACATCACTGGGGACAGTTGGCATAAAGGTGGACCCGGAGTGATACCGGGACAGATGGAGGTCAATGAGTGCGCCGCATTCCCTGGGCTCTGTGGACATGGTCGCTGTAGGAACCTTGTTGGAACCTTCACTTGCGACTGTTTCCCTGGTTATGAGAAG gatTCAAAGAACCACACGTGTGTTGATGTGAACGAGTGTGAGATAGTCGATGGTGTGTGTGGCGCTGGTGAGTGCCGTAACACTGAGGGTAGCTTCACCTGCCACTGTCACCCTGGACACAAAGCTGATGATTTCTCTAAAGTATGCGTTG ATATTGACGAGTGTGCTGAAACCCGAGGCTTGTGTCGTGGTGGTCGCTGCATCAACACTCCTGGATCATTCCGTTGTGAATGTGGACCCGGCATGGAGTTATCTCCCGATAGACTGTCTTGCAAGGATGTAGATGAATGTTCCATTACCTCTG GTATCTGTAGCAACGGTGCTTGTGAAAATCTTATGGGCACATACCAGTGTGTGTGCGACGAAGGTTATGCGCAGTCTACCGTCAAATCCCATTGTGAGGACATAGATGAGTGTACCGAGGATCCCACCAGATGTCAGCACGAATGTGTTAATACGCCCGGATCTTACCATTGTACTTGTCG GGATGGCTGGCATCTCCGTGCTGACGGTCGCACGTGTCGTGATATAGATGAATGTGGTAAAGGCGCTCGTCCCTGTGGAGGTGGGGAGTGCAGGAACACTCCTGGATCTTACGTCTGTACCTGCTCTGATGGGCTGCTACCTTCACCTGATGGATCTAAGCCAACATGCCAGGATATCGACGAGTGTGCTGAT gtACCAGATCTATGCGGTGCTGGCGAGTGTCACAACACGATCGGTAGCTTCGTGTGCCGCTGTCCTGACGGCTACAGCGTCAAGCCGGAGCAAGGTCCAGCCTgtactgatgatgatgaatgcgAACTCGGCACCTGTGACTGCCATCCTGCTGCTGATTGTATTAACTTACCT GGTTCCTTCCAATGCCGCTGTCGGGACGGATGGCGAGGTGATGGAACTGAATGCGAGGATATTGACGAGTGTCTCACCAACAATGGTGGTTGCCATCCGCGCGCTACTTGTACCAACACTGACGGATCCTTCATGTGTCTCTGTGATACTGGATACAAGGGAGATGG TTATTCTTGCGTGGACATCGATGAGTGTGCCAACGACCCCACCCTGTGTGAGAATGGACACTGTACCAACACGCCCGGTGGATACGAATGTGACTGCGATGTCGGCTTCACCAAGTCTCCTGATGGAAGGTCTTGTCTTG ACATGGACGAATGTGCGACATTCGACAACGTGTGTGTCTTCGGTCGCTGTGTGAACACCTACGGCATGTTCAAATGTATCTGCGATAAGGGATACCAGTCCGACAGCATTGATGATT TGATGCCCGGCTTCAACTGTACTGATGTGGACGAGTGCAAGTCACCACAATCTTGTCAATATGGACAGTGCATCAACACACAAGGTTCTTACATCTGCAGGTGTCCACCTAACTATGAGCTGGTCTCTGACGGCACTGCTTGCTACG ATTCCAGAAAGGCGCGTTGTTATGGTAAAGTGGACTTGAAATCTGGCACTGAACATTGTCGAGACAGTGACGAGCTATCGGAAGATGGCACAATGGCAGCCTGCTGTTGTTCTGTTG GTGCCGCTTGGGGCAACTACTGCGACTTATGTCCGGAACCTGGATCCGAAGCTTATAGACAACTTTGTCCTGGCGGTCCAGGGTACCAACCTGTTCTGGAACCT CCATCATACGTAGTGACTCTAGCTGATATCGACGAATGTGCCCAACACCCTGCCCTGTGTGAGCACGGCACGTGTACCAACACCTTCGGATCGTTCGTCTGCACGTGTGGAGATGGCTGGCAGCTCACGCACGACGAGCAGCGCTGTGAGGACATTGACGAGTGCGCCAGGCCTGATATTTGTGGACCTGGTATTTGCAGAAACATGCAGGGATCCTATGTGTGCTTGTGCCCGGAGGGCTATGTGGCAATGCCCAATGGAA AGGAATGTGTGGATGTCCGTCAGCGTCAATGTTACATGGACTGGGAGCCAGACACTGGTCGCTGCACTGGTGCTGCCGGTGTACCTCAGACTAAGTACCTGTGCTGCTGCTCCGTCGGTAAAGCCTGGGGAGCACCCTGCGAGCCCTGTCCTGACAAGGGATCCCACGAACACATGGCGCTCTGCGGAGAGAAACCTGGAGAGTACATCAACCCTATGACTAATGAAACTAAGCCGATTAATGAGTGTGACATCATGCCACAGCTGTGTAAACCTGGTACTTGTCACGATACACCGACTGGATTCCAATGTGGATGTGATCATGG GTACGAGCACGACAACACATCGCACTTATGTCGCGATATCGACGAGTGTGCACTACACCGCACTCCATGCCGCGGTCTCGCACAGTGCGTGAACTTGCCCGGAGCGTACGAGTGTCGCTGTCCACCTGGATACAGGCTCACAGCCTCGCTGGATGAGTGCGAGGATGTCGATGAGTGCGCAGACGAGAGACTTTGTGAACACGGCGAGTGTAGGAACACTATTGGATCTTACAG ATGCGACTGCAAGCCTGGTTACACACTAAGGGACAACGTCTGCCGTGATGTGGACGAGTGCTCGCGTCCTCGACCGATGTGCCGCAATGGTACCTGCGAGAACCTGCCCGGGTCCTACATGTGCCACTGTGATGATGGATTTAAACCTGGTGCCAATAATGACTGTATCG ATATCAACGAGTGCCGTGAAGGTGGCATGGTGTGCCGCAACGGTCGCTGCCGTAACACAGTGGGTTCGTTCCGGTGTGAGTGTGCGCCAGGGTACGCGCTGACGGCGGACGCGCGTCACTGCCGCGATGTGGATGAGTGCTCCGAGCTGCCACACCCTTGCGGCAGGGATGGATCACCTTCCTGTACCAATACCAATGGAGG ATACGAATGTTCATGCGGTGCTGGATGGAGACTTGTGGGCCGTCGCTGCGTGGACCGGGACGAGTGCAAAGAGATTCAATACGTTTGTGCTGGTGGCGAGTGCAGGAACTTCAATGGCGG TTACGTATGCGACTGTCCTCCCGGTTGGCGTTTCGATAAAGCAGCTGCTATCTGTGTGGATGAACGGAAAGAGCTTTGTTATGATGAATGGGACTCAGGTCGGTGCCACCGAGCTAGACCTCTGCAGCTCGGAAGACCCGAGTGTTGCTGTTCTGAAG GTGCTGCTTGGGGTAGATATTGTGAACGCTGTCCGGCTCCAGATTCTCCCGAATTCCTACGAATTTGTCAAGGTGGAATGGGCCGACCAAATCTTACTCAG GACTTAGACGAGTGTAAGGTCCGCCCCGACGTTTGTAAGGGCGGTCGCTGTATCAACACGGATGGCTCCTTCCGCTGCGAGTGTCCACCGGGCTACACGCTGGACGAGACGGGGCTGGTGTGTGTGGACGCTGACGAATGCGCTGCCGACCCCAGGATCTGTGGCAACGGAACCTGTACCAACACCCCTGGAGGATACGAGTGTAGATGTAACTTTGGATTCACGCAGGGTCCTGAACAG ACGTGTGTGGATATAGACGAATGTGCAGAAGGGCGTGCGATGTGTACATTCCGTTGTCACAACACGGCTGGTTCGTTCCGATGCACGTGCCCCTATGGGTACGCGGTGGCCCCCGACGGAGTACACTGCAAGGACATCGATGAGTGCGCACAGGATAACAAAGTGTGCCCCCATGCTTGTGAAAATGTTGTCGGTTCTTACATGTGCAAGTGTCCTGAGG GCTACAGACGCACATCGTCTCCACATGACGCACCAGACGCCTGCGAGGACATTGATGAGTGTTCAGAGAACCCAGACCGGTGCTCTCCCGGCGTCTGCATTAATACTGAGGGAGGATTCGTCTGCGACTGTGATGCTGGATACCAACCCAGCGAAGATGGAATGGCTTGTATTG ATCATCGCACTGGTATGTGCCATAGATCCTTAGTATCAGGTCGATGTATGCCGGAGCCGTGGCCACGAGCTATTGCATCAACACCTGTACCTCCTGCACATGTCACCAA GGCCCAATGTTGCTGTACCCTTGGCGTAGCTTGGGGTCCAGAGTGCGAGCTATGTCCTCAACCTGGTACTCCTGAACGACTTGAACTCTGCTCTCCTATTAACTTGGGTCCTGGTATCGGAGGACCAGGCGGCGGAATGATACCTGGTCTCACTGGTGAGAACCACGGCTTGATTGGAAATGGTATAGACATGTTTGATGTGGACGAATGCGCTGCTATGCCTGGATTATGTGCACCCGGCAGATGTGTCAACACTATTGGCAG tttccGCTGCGTATGTGGTCGTGGTTACAAGGCAGCTGGCGATGTTTGCGCTGACGTCGATGAGTGTAGCGTCAGACCTCCTCCATGCGAACAGCTCTGTAAGAACACTGAGGGCTCCTACGAGTGTCTCTGTAGAACTGGCTATGAAGTGGACGAAGATGGGGCCAACTGTAGAGATGTGGATGAATGTGAACGTGGAACACATACCTGTCAACAGATCTGTAGTAACACTGAGGGATCTTACGAGTGTTCTTGTCAAGATGGATATGAAAAGAGGGGTGATGCTTGTGTTG ATGTGAACGAGTGTCACGAAGAAGGCTTGTGTCCACCGCCTGGCAAGTGTGTGAACTTGTTGGGTTCGTTCCGCTGCGTGTGTCCACGTGGATTCCGCCTCGACATCGCGGGTGCTCGCTGCCTCGACCGAGACGAATGTGACGATGGACGCTGCCAATCTCCATGCAGAAATTACGCTGGAGGATACCGTTGCGACTGTCCTGCAG GCACAACTCGGTCATCAAGCGGTGTGTGCGTGCCACAAGACCCTTGTACTGCTGGACCGTGCGGTACGTCACCATGCTTTGCCGTGGGTGGGGCCTACCGGTGCGGCTGTCCCTCTGGATACGGATGGGATGCCGGACACGCTGTTTGTCTTCAG TTGGCAGGTGGTTGTGCTACCGCCAGTTGTCTCTACGGCTGCAACTCCTTCGGCGAGTCCTACCAGTGCGGCTGCCCCGCTGGGTACCAGCTGGTGGGCGCGGGACACTGTCTCACTGCACTGGACGGAGCTCTCCCACCTGATGATATCGGAGACGCTCCAGTCTTCCCTGTTCGTGATCAGTATAAGATTGGCGGTGACAAAGACTTGATATCTACTGAAGGTTGCTTCAGTTGTAAG gtgAACGGCCGGAGACGAAGAGCTCCAGATGAAGCGATAGTATACGCTAATGGCACAATGATTGTACGAAAACGGAAAAGGAGAAGTCGAC GCCGGCGTTCGTTGTTGGAGCCTGAAGCGGAGCTGATCGTGGTGTCGGCGACTCCGCAGCAGACGTGGGGCCGCGCGCCGCTGCTGCGCCTGCTGCCGGCCGAGGGCGGCGCGCGGGCGCACTACCGCATCGCTTACGGAGACGACCAGAAAGACTTCGTGCTCTCCAAGCGAGATGGCACCTGGGCGCTCAGGCTGCGAAGGCATCTTAAGAGCCAG ACGGCTCTGGAGAGACAACTGGAGCTGGAGGCGCGGTTCGTGGCGCCCCCGGTGAGCGTGGCGAGGCGGCGCTCGCGGCGCCAGGCGGCCGAGGTGCCGGCGCCGCTGCGGCTGTACGTGTCCGTGCGCGTGGCGCCACTGGCTCGCTGA